A single region of the Thermoanaerobacterium aotearoense genome encodes:
- the leuB gene encoding 3-isopropylmalate dehydrogenase, with protein MYKIAVLPGDGIGKEVMEEALKVLDAVSEKYSIDFEVNKYLFGGCAIDEFGKPYPKETEEACLKSDAVLLGAVGGPKWDDLDGDKRPEAGLLSLRKSLGVYANLRPATLFNSLRSASPLKDEILKDGLDVLVVRELTGGIYFGDRGTEKIDYGYKAYDTESYTTMEIERIAHIAFKAARNRKKKVTSVDKANILDSSRLWRKVVNEVSKEYPDVELNHQYVDNCSMQLIKDPSQFDVILTSNMFGDILSDEASQLTGSIGMLPSASLRGDKVGLYEPVHGSAPDIAGTKKANPLATILSVAMMLEYSFDMVDAANDIRKAVNDLLEDGYRTPDLGKGTILNTEEMGDMVVKYLKR; from the coding sequence ATGTACAAGATAGCTGTGTTACCAGGAGATGGAATAGGAAAAGAAGTAATGGAGGAAGCACTGAAGGTATTAGATGCTGTTTCAGAAAAATACAGCATTGACTTTGAGGTTAATAAGTATCTGTTTGGCGGCTGTGCCATTGATGAGTTTGGAAAGCCGTATCCTAAGGAAACAGAAGAAGCGTGCCTTAAAAGCGATGCAGTTTTGTTAGGGGCTGTTGGCGGACCTAAGTGGGACGATCTGGATGGGGATAAAAGGCCTGAGGCAGGTCTTTTGTCCTTGAGAAAAAGCCTCGGCGTGTACGCTAATTTAAGGCCTGCCACTCTTTTTAATTCTTTAAGAAGCGCATCTCCTCTAAAAGATGAGATTTTAAAGGATGGGTTAGATGTACTTGTTGTGAGGGAATTGACAGGCGGCATATATTTTGGCGATAGAGGAACGGAAAAGATTGATTACGGGTACAAGGCGTATGATACAGAATCGTATACGACGATGGAAATAGAGAGGATCGCCCATATAGCGTTTAAAGCGGCCAGAAACCGGAAGAAAAAGGTCACATCGGTTGATAAAGCCAATATTTTGGATTCATCAAGATTATGGAGAAAAGTCGTCAACGAAGTAAGCAAGGAATACCCAGATGTAGAATTAAACCATCAGTATGTTGACAATTGCTCCATGCAGCTTATAAAAGATCCGTCTCAGTTTGATGTGATACTTACGTCAAATATGTTTGGAGACATATTGTCTGATGAGGCATCACAGCTTACGGGATCAATAGGAATGCTGCCATCGGCCAGTTTGAGAGGTGACAAAGTTGGGCTTTACGAACCTGTACACGGTTCAGCTCCTGATATTGCTGGCACGAAGAAAGCTAATCCTTTGGCTACAATTCTATCTGTCGCAATGATGTTGGAGTATTCCTTTGACATGGTTGATGCGGCAAATGATATAAGAAAGGCGGTAAATGACCTATTGGAGGATGGTTACAGGACTCCTGATTTAGGAAAAGGCACTATTTTAAACACCGAAGAGATGGGCGACATGGTTGTAAAGTATTTAAAGAGGTGA
- the leuD gene encoding 3-isopropylmalate dehydratase small subunit, producing the protein MEGKAIKYGDNVDTDVIIPARFLNTSDPKELAAHCMEDLDKSFKDKVKPGDIMVAGDNFGCGSSREHAPIAIKESGISCVIAKSFARIFYRNAINIGLPILECPDAASSIEDGDIVSVDFETGVIKDITKGIEFKSQPFPEFIKKIIECGGLINYVKEKVV; encoded by the coding sequence TTGGAAGGAAAGGCAATAAAGTACGGGGATAATGTAGATACGGATGTAATAATACCTGCGAGGTTTTTAAATACATCTGATCCAAAAGAGCTTGCTGCCCATTGCATGGAGGATTTAGATAAAAGCTTTAAAGATAAAGTCAAACCAGGAGATATAATGGTTGCAGGGGACAACTTTGGCTGCGGTTCATCAAGAGAACACGCTCCTATAGCCATAAAGGAGTCCGGCATATCTTGTGTCATCGCAAAGTCGTTTGCCAGGATATTTTACAGAAATGCCATAAATATAGGATTGCCTATATTGGAATGTCCTGATGCAGCGTCTTCAATAGAAGACGGTGATATTGTTTCAGTTGATTTTGAGACAGGTGTCATAAAAGACATAACAAAAGGTATCGAGTTTAAATCGCAGCCATTTCCTGAATTTATAAAGAAGATAATCGAGTGTGGCGGCCTTATAAACTACGTGAAGGAAAAGGTGGTATAG
- the leuC gene encoding 3-isopropylmalate dehydratase large subunit — protein MGLTLTQKILANKAGYEVKPGDLIEIDVDMVLGNDVTSPVAIKEFLKIGVKEVFDKEKIALVPDHFVPNKDIKSAEQVNIVRKFAKEYGIVNFFEVGQMGIEHALLPEKGLVLPGDVVIGADSHTCTYGAITCFSTGIGSTDMACAMATGKAWFKVPEAIKFNLKGKLNKWVSGKDVILYIIGMIGVDGALYKSMEFTGDISSLSIDDRFTIANMAIEAGAKNGIFDYDEITEAYVLGRVKRNYKVFKADDDAEYVKTYDIDLSAIKPQVAFPHLPENTKSIDDVGSIKIDQVVIGSCTNGRLQDMEVTYEILKGKKVHPDVRLIIFPATQDIYLECVRRGYIEEFIKAGAAVSTPTCGPCLGGHMGILAKGERAISTTNRNFVGRMGHTESEVYLASPAVAAASAIKGYIASPEEVA, from the coding sequence TTGGGGTTAACACTTACGCAGAAAATTTTAGCTAATAAAGCTGGATATGAAGTTAAACCTGGAGATCTTATAGAGATAGACGTAGACATGGTGTTAGGCAATGATGTAACATCGCCTGTTGCTATAAAGGAGTTTTTAAAGATAGGTGTAAAGGAAGTATTCGACAAAGAGAAAATCGCATTGGTGCCTGACCACTTTGTCCCGAATAAAGACATAAAGTCTGCAGAACAAGTAAATATCGTAAGGAAATTTGCAAAAGAGTATGGCATTGTAAACTTCTTTGAGGTAGGGCAAATGGGGATAGAACACGCCCTTTTGCCGGAGAAAGGCTTAGTATTGCCTGGAGATGTGGTGATAGGTGCAGATTCCCATACATGCACGTATGGTGCGATAACGTGTTTCTCTACAGGCATAGGAAGCACTGATATGGCTTGTGCCATGGCTACAGGCAAGGCTTGGTTTAAGGTTCCTGAAGCCATAAAGTTCAATCTTAAAGGAAAGCTTAATAAATGGGTAAGCGGTAAAGACGTCATATTGTACATCATCGGCATGATAGGTGTAGATGGCGCACTTTACAAGTCGATGGAATTCACCGGCGACATCTCGTCTTTGTCGATTGACGACAGGTTTACAATTGCAAATATGGCTATAGAAGCAGGGGCTAAAAACGGTATTTTCGATTACGATGAAATTACCGAAGCATATGTTTTGGGGAGAGTAAAGAGAAATTACAAAGTGTTTAAAGCTGACGATGATGCAGAATATGTAAAGACCTACGACATAGACTTGTCAGCGATAAAGCCGCAAGTAGCATTTCCTCACTTGCCTGAAAACACAAAGTCAATAGATGATGTTGGAAGTATAAAGATAGATCAAGTTGTAATAGGTTCTTGTACAAATGGCCGTCTACAAGACATGGAAGTGACGTATGAAATTTTGAAAGGCAAGAAGGTTCATCCAGACGTAAGGTTGATAATATTCCCAGCTACACAAGACATTTACCTGGAATGTGTAAGAAGAGGCTATATAGAAGAGTTCATAAAAGCAGGTGCTGCTGTATCTACGCCTACATGCGGTCCATGCTTAGGCGGTCACATGGGCATACTTGCAAAAGGCGAAAGGGCAATATCCACCACAAATAGAAACTTTGTAGGCAGGATGGGTCACACAGAAAGCGAAGTATACTTGGCAAGTCCTGCTGTAGCAGCGGCATCAGCGATAAAAGGATATATAGCAAGTCCTGAGGAGGTGGCGTAA